A window of Daphnia carinata strain CSIRO-1 chromosome 5, CSIRO_AGI_Dcar_HiC_V3, whole genome shotgun sequence genomic DNA:
tcggcgatccgatcttttgagaaaagatcggatcggagagaaaagatcggatcgcccgatccgatcaaactcaaaagatcggatcggagatcgagatcggaaaattgatcggcgcggcaagtctggtaATCCCCTATAGTtgtaaagtaataaaaaagtaGGCTACACAATTTTAGACATTTACGCATACCATTTGAACTTTTGGGCtgatctttatttttaaagatgtgaaattttgaatttataattaaaaatttttgtggaGCTCCAATTTATTGGTATCCCAGAAGGACGGGATTTGCCATCATAATTCCGTGCcaactatttatttattctccCCTAATTGTGTTGAACGataatcgttttttattttattttaatgaatgttTGGATTTTTACGAAACATACTTTTCCTTAAACTCATTTAAGTTTAATTTACCCCAAAAATTGTAACAGAGTTTTGCTGAATGTTAGTGACTGTATAGTGTAGATTATATCATAAATTATTTACACTTTCATATTGATAATTTTAAGTTAcctaatattcatttttttagcaAGATTTGCAACGTGGGATAAGTTACCCTTGAAATTTTGTATTGTCGCGTTTTTTAGTTTATAGCAGCGTTGTAAATGTGATTTTCCAAaactaaattaaataaaatttttatttggcttATGAAAAATAAGCTAAATTAAATAAACGAaataattgcaatttttttggaaaccaaataaattaactgaatacaacaaaataaacttcttttttacatttaatgTTTATGGCTAAGAAAATACGGTAGGGTCTTATGTAGAGGAGGTTGCGGTTTTCCCTATGCTTTGTTTGCCATACCCGGACACCTTTTTTCTGTAACCCCCGTATTTGGTTTTCTGCAGGAAGGTACTGGAGCGACACACGTGAAATTTCATTCATTGgtatttttcattaattttctAATTGTCGCAACAGTACTTTCTGGTATCACGACGGGTTTCAAGTAATCCGAGCCGAACTCTAGATACTTAATAACTTAAGAGAATCTTCCATTTGAATTGGTTTACCCAAAAATAGAGCAGAAACTTATcaagttaatttttttttcccaagaaaaaaaaaccaaaactaaATAACATTAagcaaaatcattttaaacaactaaaataaacaataactaaaaaaataaattatggaaaaaaactaaataaaaccCAATGAACCACATAATTCAGTTTTAGAATTTACGACGCTAGTTTCTAGTCGCATATACTGTGtaatccaataaaaaaaaaataattttacctTGTTTGTCCCGAAGAATGATGAAGCCTTATGTTAGCTTTTTCGGTACATATACCATATATGTATACATCATCAAAGGGCATCATTGGTGTAGTTTGACAAGCAGCCAATAAGGGAACGATTGTGCTTCCATGCATTAAAACGGCAGCTCCCAAAAAATATGGAGGATAATCGATCCATGGCCATTCCTCGACGGATATTTCCCATTTTCCATCTTATAAAAGATGTAAGGTTCATTGGTATAGGAAAATAACGTTTATTTGAAATGCAGAACATCTTATTACCTCGATCAGGCAAACCACCATTGGGGTCTCCAGCACCAAACACACTGTGACTGGACTGTCGATAAACACGGACAAATCGGGCTAAGTTTCGTACGTTGACATAGACATCGTCGTCAACCTTAAGAACAAAATCCATATTGGTACACATTCTGTACAACCAGTTTAGTAGGCCGGCGACTTTTAGAGATAAATTGCGATAAAAATCTGATATTCCTATTTGGATTAAATCGCCATgtattttgctttcttcttctattttgctTTGAATAACACTGTTTTCTGTtagtcctaaaataaatcCAAAACCAGCTATTTCCAGCAAACCCTCATCATGTAAAAGTTTTAAATGGTTTTTCCATGTCTGTCGAATTAAGTCTCGCTTCTGGAAATTGGAAGGCGCTGATATCACGGCGACAAAAATACTTGTATTGGATGACAAGGAATCACGGCAAGATGAAATGCGAATAGGGTATTGAAAAGATAAAACGTCATTAATTACGGGGCCAAAGCCAGGAAGTACTGATTCGATTCCAGATAGTGGTGACAGCCGTAGTCGGGCAACGGAGAACTGGGTATAGTTTTCAGCTCCAGGATAAATACTGTCACGGAAGCTTACAAGCCCATTGCCAGAATATTTGTGGCTGTCCGTGAAATGAGGGCGAAAAATgcgtttttcttcctttttttttcgttgaaggttcttattcattttttctctttgttctaattttatttttcttggaattttttcaattggtgGCCTATGGATTTTACCAGCTTCTAACAACAAACGTTTAATAACATTTTGGCTCATGTTTACGTTTCTTTGTggcgtttctttttcgaatttcgTTTCCTTTATCGCCGATTTAACACTTTCCATTGCATGAactgaaaattcattttgttttgccatTCCCGAAGTATTAAGTTTCATTACatcctaaaaaaaacaaatttggaaAACTCTAAAATACGAAATCCACAACAACCAAACTAAATTTTACGACACAGTAGTGCATCCCGTGGCAAGAGGGGTTGCTGTGTAACGAACTTTcgattaacaaacaaaaaaaaagtttgataaTGGTTTCTAAATTATCACGTTTTGTTAAGCAAATAACAAATCAAATTGGAGGATAGGAGAACTTTTCTTAGATTTTAATTAACTATGTTCTTCGCTCCTTTCACTCATAAATGTCCCGACATTGCTTTCTATGTTTTTTAGAAGAAGGAAAACTAGTGTAAAAACGACGGGACAATCGGGCTCGATCTCTGCGGGTTATTCTGCAGCGGTGTTCAGTTGGCCAAGCGCCAGTGCTGTACCAGTATGCTGCGTCCATATGATACAGGGTGTTATCGTTATTTGTTATATGCTATACGATCAGCTGCGCTATCATAAACCaaaattttcatatttcttaTATGAAAAAAGCGATAATTCAACATTGAACTGTTCTCTAAGAAATATGTCAGTAAGAAAGTTTCGAGATTACATTTCGGCACATGTTTACCAATGGGGAAGAGTACGGTTACTTGGCACATGGCATGTTGACAAAACTGGTTTTTCGGGAATAGGTTGCCAATAAAATTAGAgtactaaaaaaattata
This region includes:
- the LOC130702873 gene encoding beta-1,3-galactosyltransferase 5-like encodes the protein MSQNVIKRLLLEAGKIHRPPIEKIPRKIKLEQREKMNKNLQRKKKEEKRIFRPHFTDSHKYSGNGLVSFRDSIYPGAENYTQFSVARLRLSPLSGIESVLPGFGPVINDVLSFQYPIRISSCRDSLSSNTSIFVAVISAPSNFQKRDLIRQTWKNHLKLLHDEGLLEIAGFGFILGLTENSVIQSKIEEESKIHGDLIQIGISDFYRNLSLKVAGLLNWLYRMCTNMDFVLKVDDDVYVNVRNLARFVRVYRQSSHSVFGAGDPNGGLPDRDGKWEISVEEWPWIDYPPYFLGAAVLMHGSTIVPLLAACQTTPMMPFDDVYIYGICTEKANIRLHHSSGQTSVILGLVLWIPTACELRNLIAWRINSDDMVKFQDNMKISHRKVDNFYHNNTQCVITSDFGMKTTIDYTKSVNFYFTK